A window of the Haloarcula litorea genome harbors these coding sequences:
- a CDS encoding ABC1 kinase family protein, with the protein MSDAKAAAGSASDTTPSGARVTVRALRRALVVAWRFLPFALAWARDRKRFLLFGRSRNVDSEERTRRAERLKETFLDLGPAFIKLGQMLSTRPDALPREYIDVLSDLQDKVPPDPWGEIEPVLERELGAPVDERFDAFDTNPISGASLGQVYEAELGGERVAVKVLRPGIRERVESDLRVLARLTPILTRGADPAQAFSLENVTEEFAATIRREMDYAHEARMLREIGGDFADAEDVAIPDVVDSHSTDRVVTMTYIDGVKIDDVAELDRVGVDREALVQRLEEVYIEMIVEDGRFHADPHPGNLAVQADGTLVFYDFGMTGRLGPRVREHLLEFYVGLATEDTDRVMDAFVAMGALDPTADREVMREAFDIVIEQFRGEDVSDYRVEQLVGQFEAQLYEFPMRLPRDLALVVRVTTVLEGVCRTLDPEFDFIEVITDYVMEEGLDDAGDALREEVQRRATASARSLATTAPRAEAVLDSALRDELAVEAVLRDSDGLARTMARRLLLGIVAAAGVPVAAFFYAAASVQAAALSLAVSAGTLGVLWWSFRRRRRALATPQFTRHEMRQRRDDG; encoded by the coding sequence GTGAGCGACGCCAAGGCGGCCGCCGGATCGGCCAGCGACACCACGCCCTCGGGAGCCCGCGTCACCGTCCGCGCGCTCCGGCGCGCGCTGGTCGTCGCCTGGCGGTTCCTCCCGTTCGCGCTGGCGTGGGCGCGGGACCGGAAGCGGTTCCTCCTGTTCGGGCGGTCCCGAAACGTCGACAGCGAGGAGCGGACCCGTCGGGCCGAGCGGCTCAAGGAGACGTTCCTCGACCTCGGCCCGGCGTTCATCAAGCTCGGACAGATGCTGTCGACGCGCCCCGACGCGCTCCCGCGTGAGTACATCGACGTGCTCTCGGACCTCCAGGACAAGGTGCCGCCGGACCCCTGGGGCGAGATCGAACCGGTGCTGGAGCGGGAGCTGGGTGCGCCAGTCGACGAGCGGTTCGACGCCTTCGACACGAACCCGATCAGCGGCGCGTCGCTCGGGCAGGTGTACGAGGCCGAGCTCGGCGGCGAGCGCGTGGCCGTGAAGGTCCTGCGGCCGGGCATCCGCGAGCGCGTCGAGTCGGACCTCAGGGTGCTCGCCCGACTGACGCCGATCCTGACCAGGGGGGCCGACCCCGCGCAGGCGTTCTCGCTGGAGAACGTCACCGAGGAGTTCGCTGCGACCATCCGCCGGGAGATGGACTACGCCCACGAGGCCCGGATGCTCCGGGAGATCGGCGGGGACTTCGCCGACGCCGAGGACGTGGCCATCCCCGACGTGGTCGACAGCCACTCGACGGACCGCGTGGTGACGATGACGTACATCGACGGGGTGAAGATCGACGACGTGGCCGAGCTCGACCGGGTCGGCGTCGACCGCGAGGCGCTCGTCCAGCGGCTTGAGGAGGTCTACATCGAGATGATCGTCGAGGACGGCCGCTTCCACGCCGACCCCCACCCCGGCAACCTCGCCGTCCAGGCGGACGGGACGCTCGTCTTCTACGACTTCGGGATGACCGGACGGCTCGGGCCCCGGGTCCGGGAGCACCTGCTGGAGTTCTACGTCGGGCTCGCGACCGAGGACACCGACCGCGTGATGGACGCCTTCGTCGCGATGGGTGCGCTCGATCCGACGGCCGACCGGGAGGTGATGCGCGAGGCGTTCGACATCGTCATCGAGCAGTTCCGCGGCGAGGACGTCAGCGACTACCGCGTGGAACAGCTCGTCGGGCAGTTCGAGGCCCAGCTGTACGAGTTCCCGATGCGGCTCCCGCGCGACCTGGCGCTGGTCGTGCGCGTGACCACCGTCCTGGAGGGGGTCTGCCGGACGCTGGACCCCGAGTTCGACTTCATCGAGGTTATCACCGACTACGTGATGGAAGAGGGACTCGACGACGCCGGCGACGCGCTCCGCGAGGAGGTTCAGCGGCGGGCGACGGCCTCGGCGCGCTCGCTGGCGACGACGGCACCGCGGGCCGAGGCCGTCCTCGACAGCGCCCTCCGGGACGAGCTGGCGGTCGAGGCGGTGCTCCGGGACAGCGACGGCCTGGCCCGAACGATGGCACGGCGGCTCCTGCTGGGGATCGTCGCCGCCGCCGGCGTCCCCGTGGCGGCGTTCTTCTACGCCGCCGCCAGCGTCCAGGCCGCGGCGCTGTCGCTCGCCGTCTCCGCCGGAACCCTGGGCGTGCTGTGGTGGTCGTTCCGCCGGCGGCGACGGGCGCTCGCGACTCCGCAGTTCACGCGCCACGAGATGCGCCAGCGACGGGACGACGGGTAG
- a CDS encoding halocyanin domain-containing protein, with protein sequence MSDKPTRRTFIGTAAVSAAGLLAGCGGSGGGGSGGDGSDGSDGGDGGDGGDGGVPSEVSDYLSEVGNFDGSVADRTGSDAVEISVGAEGNGGNFAFAPPAVRVSAGTTVTWRWTGEGASHNVVAESGAYESELTGEEGHTFEYTFEESGNSLYFCTPHKGVGMKGAVVVE encoded by the coding sequence ATGTCAGACAAGCCGACTCGTCGGACGTTCATCGGTACTGCGGCGGTATCGGCCGCCGGACTGCTGGCCGGCTGCGGCGGTTCCGGTGGCGGCGGTAGCGGCGGTGACGGGAGCGACGGCAGCGACGGTGGCGACGGCGGGGACGGCGGCGACGGCGGCGTCCCAAGCGAGGTCAGCGACTACCTCTCGGAGGTCGGCAACTTCGACGGGAGTGTCGCCGACCGGACCGGCTCCGACGCCGTCGAGATCTCGGTCGGCGCGGAGGGCAACGGCGGGAACTTCGCGTTCGCGCCGCCCGCGGTGCGGGTCAGCGCCGGCACCACCGTCACCTGGCGCTGGACCGGCGAGGGTGCCTCCCACAACGTCGTCGCCGAGAGCGGGGCCTACGAGAGCGAACTCACCGGCGAGGAGGGCCACACCTTCGAGTACACCTTCGAGGAGAGCGGCAACTCCCTGTACTTCTGCACCCCGCACAAGGGCGTCGGGATGAAAGGCGCTGTCGTCGTCGAGTAA
- a CDS encoding cryptochrome/photolyase family protein, which produces MTVWVRGDQLTRRRGPLADRPGERVLFVEAASFAEKLPYHPHKLTLVFSAMRHLRDDLRQAGRPVDYRRVETFEAGLRDHFTAHPEDTLVAQRPQTDGARQRIEGIVADAGGSVEFVPDERFLCSPERFDEWAGDDGTYRHEEFYRMLRRETGYLMADGDPVGGEWNYDDQNRETPPDDWEAPEAPAFEPDETTREVAAWVAERFDGGYDEPPFGGDWADPETFRWPVTRKEAVEALDHFVTHRLAEFGPYQDAMLGDEWALAHSLLSTSLNLGLLGPSEVIERAIAAYEDGDAPLNSVEGFVRQVLGWREFMRHVYRREMPELATANQLGANEDLPELYWTGETEMACLSDVVDGVRKRGYSHHIERLMILSNFALLYGVEPAQLNRWFHAGYVDAFHWVTTPNVVEMGSYGAGVFATKPYAASANYVDGMSDYCSGCPYYKTKTTGDGACPFNALYWDFLDRNEDQLRSNHRMGLVYGHVDDKSEGELDDIRERADEVRAMAREGSL; this is translated from the coding sequence GTGACGGTCTGGGTCCGGGGCGACCAGCTGACACGGCGGCGGGGGCCGCTGGCCGACCGGCCCGGCGAGCGGGTCCTGTTCGTCGAGGCGGCGTCGTTCGCGGAGAAGCTCCCCTACCACCCGCACAAGCTGACGCTGGTGTTCAGCGCGATGCGGCACCTGCGAGACGATCTCCGACAGGCGGGGCGGCCCGTCGACTACCGGCGGGTCGAGACGTTCGAGGCGGGACTCCGGGACCACTTCACGGCCCACCCCGAGGACACGCTCGTCGCGCAGCGGCCCCAGACCGACGGAGCCCGCCAGCGGATCGAGGGCATCGTCGCCGACGCCGGCGGGAGCGTCGAGTTCGTCCCCGACGAGCGGTTCCTCTGCTCGCCCGAGCGGTTCGACGAGTGGGCGGGCGACGACGGTACCTACCGCCACGAGGAGTTCTACCGGATGCTGCGCCGTGAGACCGGCTACCTGATGGCCGACGGCGACCCGGTCGGGGGCGAGTGGAACTACGACGACCAGAACCGGGAGACCCCGCCAGACGACTGGGAGGCCCCCGAGGCTCCAGCTTTCGAACCGGACGAGACGACCCGCGAGGTGGCCGCGTGGGTCGCGGAGCGGTTCGACGGCGGCTACGACGAGCCCCCGTTCGGCGGTGACTGGGCCGACCCCGAGACGTTCCGCTGGCCTGTCACGCGCAAGGAGGCGGTCGAGGCGCTGGACCACTTCGTCACCCACCGACTTGCGGAGTTCGGCCCCTACCAGGACGCGATGCTCGGCGACGAGTGGGCGCTGGCTCACAGCCTGCTGTCGACGTCCCTGAACCTCGGGTTACTGGGTCCCAGTGAGGTGATCGAACGGGCGATCGCGGCCTACGAGGACGGCGACGCGCCGCTGAACAGCGTCGAGGGGTTCGTCCGGCAGGTGCTGGGCTGGCGGGAGTTTATGCGGCACGTCTACCGCCGGGAGATGCCGGAGCTGGCGACGGCGAACCAGCTGGGGGCGAACGAGGACCTGCCGGAGCTCTACTGGACCGGCGAGACGGAGATGGCCTGTCTCTCGGACGTGGTCGACGGCGTTCGGAAACGGGGCTACTCCCACCACATCGAGCGGCTGATGATCCTCTCGAACTTCGCACTGTTGTACGGCGTCGAACCCGCGCAACTGAACCGGTGGTTCCACGCGGGCTACGTCGACGCCTTCCACTGGGTGACGACGCCGAACGTCGTCGAGATGGGCTCGTACGGGGCGGGCGTGTTCGCGACGAAACCCTACGCCGCCTCCGCGAACTACGTCGACGGGATGAGCGACTACTGCTCGGGCTGTCCCTACTACAAGACCAAGACCACCGGCGACGGCGCGTGCCCGTTCAACGCGCTGTACTGGGACTTCCTCGACCGCAACGAGGACCAGCTGCGTTCGAACCACCGGATGGGGCTGGTCTACGGCCACGTCGACGACAAGAGCGAGGGCGAACTCGACGACATCCGCGAGCGGGCCGACGAGGTCCGGGCGATGGCCCGCGAGGGGAGCCTCTGA
- a CDS encoding DUF6691 family protein has translation MSDAGRHPLFLPAVAVGGVVFGFGLGLSRMYRPEVVLRFLQLTDLGLLLVLGGASVVAGLVFAAASATGRTAPLTGREFGKRVKSMDRNVLVGGGIFGVGWGLSGICPGAAYASLGVGNVTILWAVVGMFAGAYLQGVARSSSGEAGRAETEGSA, from the coding sequence GTGAGCGACGCCGGCCGCCACCCGCTGTTCCTGCCGGCCGTCGCGGTCGGCGGGGTCGTCTTCGGGTTCGGACTCGGGCTGAGTCGGATGTACCGGCCCGAGGTCGTCCTGCGGTTCCTCCAGTTGACGGACCTGGGCCTGCTGCTCGTCCTGGGCGGTGCCAGCGTCGTCGCCGGGCTCGTCTTCGCCGCCGCCTCGGCGACGGGGCGGACCGCGCCGCTGACCGGCCGCGAGTTCGGGAAGCGCGTGAAGTCGATGGATAGGAACGTCCTCGTCGGCGGCGGGATCTTCGGCGTCGGCTGGGGCCTGTCGGGCATCTGTCCCGGTGCGGCCTACGCCAGCCTCGGCGTCGGCAACGTCACCATCCTCTGGGCGGTCGTCGGGATGTTCGCCGGCGCGTACCTCCAGGGCGTCGCCCGGTCGTCGTCGGGCGAGGCCGGACGCGCCGAGACGGAGGGGTCGGCGTGA
- a CDS encoding DsrE/DsrF/DrsH-like family protein — translation MSGRNGAAASGAGSADERTEPAAEVAALRERVDELESTVEALRDGDERRMTIIATKGSLDMAYPPLILASTAAAFGWDVTVFHTFWGLDILHEERSQDLKVSAVGNPSLPVPNALAALPGGDSLATWYMNREIDENGTATVEELIETSLELGVDLQACEMTTELFDYDHGDFYDGVTTGVGAASALSEMADADVQLLV, via the coding sequence ATGAGCGGGAGGAACGGCGCGGCCGCGAGCGGTGCGGGCTCGGCCGACGAGAGGACGGAGCCGGCGGCCGAGGTGGCCGCGCTCCGGGAGCGCGTCGACGAGCTGGAGTCGACCGTCGAGGCGTTGCGCGACGGCGACGAGAGACGGATGACCATCATCGCGACGAAGGGGTCGCTGGACATGGCCTATCCACCGCTCATCCTCGCCAGCACGGCCGCCGCCTTCGGCTGGGACGTGACGGTGTTTCACACGTTCTGGGGGCTGGACATCCTCCACGAGGAACGCTCGCAGGACCTGAAAGTCAGCGCGGTGGGCAACCCCAGCCTCCCGGTGCCGAACGCGCTGGCCGCGCTGCCGGGCGGGGACTCGCTCGCGACGTGGTACATGAACCGCGAGATCGACGAGAACGGGACGGCGACGGTCGAGGAGCTGATCGAGACCAGCCTGGAGCTGGGCGTCGACCTCCAGGCCTGCGAGATGACGACCGAGCTGTTCGACTACGATCACGGCGACTTCTACGACGGCGTCACGACGGGGGTCGGCGCGGCGTCGGCGTTGTCCGAGATGGCCGACGCCGACGTCCAACTGCTGGTCTGA
- a CDS encoding DUF2270 domain-containing protein, translating into MTDEEFDPSGEAERGIGAGLFERDMGPSSSMAHLYRGEVHRMTRWRERLDRTTNWAVTVIAAILTWAFSDPTNPHYLVLVGMVTLGVFLGIEAHRYRGFDVWRSRVRLVQQNVWAHGLDPSEPVDDDGWRRKLGRDYERPTLKVPFEEALAHRLRRVYLALFTVVTAAWLIRVTAFAESGDWPASAAIGMVPGVVVTVAVAVAYLAGVVVAVRPREWHSRSELRECAVDDWRE; encoded by the coding sequence ATGACCGACGAGGAGTTCGACCCCAGCGGCGAGGCGGAGCGCGGCATCGGGGCGGGCCTCTTCGAGCGGGACATGGGCCCGAGTTCGTCGATGGCCCACCTCTACCGCGGCGAGGTCCACCGGATGACCCGCTGGCGCGAGCGACTGGACCGGACCACCAACTGGGCGGTGACGGTCATCGCCGCCATCCTGACGTGGGCGTTCTCGGACCCGACGAACCCCCACTACCTGGTGCTGGTGGGGATGGTGACGCTGGGGGTCTTCCTCGGCATCGAGGCCCACCGGTACCGCGGGTTCGACGTGTGGCGCTCGCGGGTCCGCCTCGTCCAGCAGAACGTCTGGGCGCACGGCCTCGATCCCAGCGAGCCCGTCGACGACGACGGGTGGCGGCGGAAGCTCGGCCGCGACTACGAGCGCCCGACACTCAAGGTCCCCTTCGAGGAGGCGCTGGCCCACCGGCTCCGCCGCGTCTACCTCGCGCTGTTCACCGTCGTCACCGCCGCCTGGCTCATCCGCGTGACTGCCTTCGCCGAGAGCGGCGACTGGCCCGCCAGCGCGGCCATCGGGATGGTCCCCGGGGTCGTCGTCACGGTGGCCGTCGCGGTGGCGTACCTCGCCGGCGTCGTCGTCGCCGTCCGCCCCCGCGAGTGGCACTCCCGGTCGGAGCTGCGGGAGTGTGCCGTCGACGACTGGCGCGAGTAG
- a CDS encoding helix-turn-helix domain-containing protein, which yields MFEALADPDCRAILATLEEPRPAKAVAEACDLPQTSTYRKLQQLSDASLVEERTDVRADGHHATAYVRDCSGVFVAVDGDEPFEVDIVRDPESPDERLARLWTRISEEL from the coding sequence ATGTTCGAGGCCCTCGCGGACCCGGACTGCCGGGCCATCCTCGCGACGCTGGAGGAGCCCCGGCCGGCCAAGGCGGTCGCGGAGGCCTGTGACCTGCCACAGACGAGCACGTACCGGAAGCTCCAGCAGTTGAGCGACGCCTCGCTCGTCGAGGAACGGACGGACGTCCGGGCGGACGGGCACCACGCGACCGCATACGTCCGTGACTGCTCGGGCGTCTTCGTCGCCGTCGACGGCGACGAACCGTTCGAAGTCGACATCGTCCGTGACCCCGAGTCGCCGGACGAGCGGCTCGCCCGGCTCTGGACGCGGATCAGCGAGGAACTATGA
- a CDS encoding sulfurtransferase TusA family protein gives MTDTLTTENADSTIDVTGESCPMPVVRTRQAVDDLAVGEVLEVLATDAGSVSDIDGWAGSVDEVELRAQAENEEDGRVVYRHYVERVDG, from the coding sequence ATGACGGACACACTCACAACGGAGAACGCGGACAGCACGATCGACGTGACCGGCGAGTCCTGCCCGATGCCGGTCGTCAGGACCAGACAGGCGGTCGACGACCTCGCGGTCGGCGAGGTGCTGGAGGTACTCGCGACCGACGCCGGGAGCGTGAGCGACATCGACGGCTGGGCCGGCTCGGTCGACGAGGTCGAACTGCGCGCACAGGCCGAGAACGAGGAGGACGGGCGGGTCGTCTACCGCCACTACGTCGAGCGAGTGGACGGATGA
- a CDS encoding DUF7521 family protein produces the protein MTGEITPLVVALKTVTLLLGGLITYFAASAAVTTEARPLQLLAVGFATVTLGSLSAGVADQILSVDTGTALVAESALTAVGFAIITYSLYVASRSSLGGR, from the coding sequence ATGACAGGAGAAATCACCCCACTCGTCGTCGCACTCAAGACCGTGACGCTCCTGCTCGGCGGGCTCATCACGTACTTCGCCGCCAGCGCCGCGGTCACGACAGAGGCACGGCCGCTTCAGCTACTCGCCGTCGGGTTCGCGACGGTCACGCTCGGATCGCTCTCGGCGGGCGTCGCGGACCAGATCCTGTCGGTCGACACCGGGACGGCGCTGGTCGCGGAGAGCGCGCTCACGGCGGTCGGTTTCGCGATCATCACCTACTCGCTGTACGTCGCGAGTCGGTCGTCGCTCGGCGGCCGCTGA
- a CDS encoding helix-turn-helix domain-containing protein gives MPEAIRATLEEDLECEFLLDCFHGLTDLDRRCFETLVGSDEPLTVDELAERVDRDRTTAYRSVQRLHDADLVVQTQVSGEGSGYYHVYEPTDPDEIADRMQRELNDYYAKMGQLIHEFREKFGERA, from the coding sequence ATGCCCGAGGCCATCCGCGCGACGCTGGAGGAGGACCTGGAGTGTGAGTTCCTGCTGGACTGCTTCCACGGGCTCACGGACCTCGACCGCCGGTGTTTCGAGACGCTGGTCGGCAGCGACGAGCCCCTGACGGTGGACGAACTCGCCGAGCGAGTGGACCGCGACCGGACGACCGCCTACCGGTCGGTCCAGCGGCTCCACGACGCCGACCTCGTCGTCCAGACGCAGGTCAGCGGCGAGGGCAGCGGCTACTACCACGTCTACGAACCGACCGACCCCGACGAGATCGCGGATCGGATGCAGCGAGAGCTCAACGACTACTACGCCAAGATGGGACAGCTCATCCACGAGTTCCGGGAGAAGTTCGGCGAACGCGCATGA
- a CDS encoding MBL fold metallo-hydrolase yields the protein MSEKPFPIPDDVPTESPSAVHDRLVSDERFGVLDTRAPADVDDWRIDGDGVAFANVPYYEFLDGVPEDALAELPDARPLYTVCAKGLSSKYVADVLGDAGVDDVVAVEDGMEGWETVLEATELSADTDAAVVQFHRPSSGCLSYLIVDGDEALVVDPLHAFADEYVDAAAERGADLVAAVDTHVHADHVSGVRTLARDHGVRAVVPAAAAERGVDYAVDYDTVADGGTLTVGETVVEAVHTPGHTSGMTSYLVDDAVLLTGDGLFVESVARPDLEGGADGAPDAARRLYDTLHERILPLPDDTLVAPGHASDAAERADDGSFTDRLGYLAESMPALDRDREAFVEFVLDDMPPRPDNYEAIIATNLGDRRVDDEGVAELERGPNNCAATTDAMTEG from the coding sequence ATGAGCGAGAAACCGTTCCCGATTCCCGACGACGTGCCGACCGAATCGCCGAGTGCCGTCCACGACCGCCTCGTGAGCGACGAGCGGTTCGGCGTGTTGGACACGCGGGCACCCGCGGACGTCGACGACTGGCGCATCGACGGCGACGGCGTCGCGTTCGCGAACGTCCCCTACTACGAGTTCCTCGACGGCGTCCCCGAGGACGCCCTGGCGGAGTTGCCCGACGCACGCCCGCTGTACACCGTCTGCGCGAAGGGGCTGTCGAGCAAGTACGTGGCCGACGTGCTCGGGGACGCGGGCGTCGACGACGTGGTCGCCGTCGAGGACGGGATGGAGGGCTGGGAGACGGTGCTGGAGGCGACCGAGCTCTCGGCCGACACCGACGCGGCCGTCGTCCAGTTCCACCGGCCGTCCTCGGGCTGTCTCTCCTACCTGATCGTCGACGGCGACGAGGCGCTGGTCGTCGACCCGCTGCACGCCTTCGCCGACGAGTACGTCGACGCGGCCGCGGAGCGGGGGGCCGACCTCGTCGCTGCCGTCGACACCCACGTCCACGCCGACCACGTCAGCGGCGTCCGGACGCTCGCACGGGATCACGGCGTCCGCGCCGTGGTCCCGGCGGCCGCCGCCGAGCGCGGCGTCGACTACGCGGTCGACTACGACACCGTCGCGGACGGCGGGACGCTCACGGTGGGCGAGACGGTCGTCGAGGCCGTTCACACCCCCGGCCACACGAGCGGGATGACCTCGTATCTCGTCGACGACGCCGTGTTGCTGACCGGCGACGGCCTGTTCGTCGAGAGCGTCGCGCGGCCGGACCTCGAGGGCGGGGCCGACGGCGCGCCCGACGCCGCCCGGCGACTGTACGACACGCTCCACGAGCGGATTCTCCCGCTGCCCGACGACACCCTGGTCGCGCCCGGCCACGCCAGCGACGCGGCCGAGCGGGCCGACGACGGCAGCTTCACCGACCGCCTCGGATACCTCGCCGAGTCGATGCCTGCACTCGACCGCGACCGCGAGGCGTTCGTCGAGTTCGTCCTCGACGATATGCCGCCACGGCCCGACAACTACGAGGCGATCATCGCGACGAACCTCGGCGACCGGCGGGTCGACGACGAGGGCGTCGCCGAACTGGAGCGGGGGCCGAACAACTGCGCGGCCACGACCGACGCGATGACGGAGGGGTGA
- a CDS encoding YeeE/YedE family protein, with the protein MVAETLLPNGWVHYLLGGLLIGTGTAVVYLSTGIVAGASTFLESTLSYVSDRSRFQQYRFRASRDWRVVFTLSIAAGGALYGLAFGEFGWTTDVQWWRLLVGGVLVGVGTRLGKGCTSGHGVCGVGSLSETSLVNVATFVGVAVGTAQVVAALGVTP; encoded by the coding sequence ATGGTCGCCGAGACGCTGCTGCCGAACGGCTGGGTCCACTACCTGCTCGGGGGGCTGCTCATCGGGACCGGGACCGCCGTCGTCTACCTCTCGACGGGGATCGTCGCCGGCGCGAGCACGTTCCTGGAGTCGACGCTGTCGTACGTCTCCGACCGGTCCCGGTTCCAGCAGTACCGCTTCCGGGCGTCGCGTGACTGGCGCGTCGTGTTCACGCTGAGCATCGCGGCCGGCGGCGCGCTCTACGGCCTCGCGTTCGGCGAGTTCGGCTGGACGACCGACGTCCAGTGGTGGCGGCTCCTCGTCGGCGGCGTCCTCGTCGGCGTCGGGACCCGCCTCGGGAAGGGCTGTACCTCCGGCCACGGCGTCTGTGGCGTCGGCTCGCTCTCGGAGACCTCCCTCGTGAACGTCGCCACGTTCGTCGGGGTCGCCGTCGGCACCGCACAGGTCGTGGCGGCACTGGGGGTGACGCCGTGA